From Aegilops tauschii subsp. strangulata cultivar AL8/78 chromosome 5, Aet v6.0, whole genome shotgun sequence:
TGGCATGATTCATAGGATTGGTTGTGTTCATTCAATGGCATCATGCTTACTTATCATGCATGGCCGAACTGATCGGCTGTCGCGAAGTCTGCAGATTAATCCGTGTCAGTAACCACTATGTTGGGTGACAAAAGGATACCCAAGATGATCACTTCCGACCAGGGAAAAGGGAAAGACTGTGCATGTGATGGAGGAGTAGACGtgttattttttttcttttatttttgcagGGGAAAGAAGATGTGATGGACCAGTAGGCGTTTCATTTTTGTTTTTGTGGGGAAAAGAAAATGTGGTGGACGAGACTGGTGAATGGTGGTGGCATCTTCATCTTTGGTCAGGCCGTTGGAAtatttccgaaactgttttgtTTGCTTTTACTCGTTATAATAAGGTAAGCCATGGAATGCATCAGTTCGATTTCAAGTACAATACTCATATATACTCCATCCACCTTAAATCCTTTTTAAGTAAAGTAAACTTGTAAAATAACTAATTAAAGGAGAGACGACCAAGCTCGTATCTTATTTTTCAACCCCGGAAATCTCAGCTTTGTAtttatttttttggaaaaaaagaTTAGCCCCGGCCTTCGCATCAGAACGATTTAAGCCCAGCTTTGCACCTGGCACTTTCTCTCTATATATACCAGTGCATCGCTGGGGTACGTACCTTCTTCACCCTCAGTTGGTTTGCCAGCTTCAGTGACAGTAACTACGTACGTACTGTAAGCTGGATTTGTCTGGACCTCTGGTGCGCTGGTGGCTCCCGCTGTCCGTCACGCCGCCCGTGCGCCCGCTCCTGAGCCGTGACGTGTCCCTCTCGCGGTGCCCCGGCCGTCTGCTGCCAAGCGGGGCACACGTACCAAGACACGATCCACACGACAAGCTTCTTCAACTAGCCCCCACTCCGACTCCATCGGCCGCCGCTCGTCCTTCCTCTTCTGCCCCGGCCAgccgcctcttcctccttccttccttccccgGCTCAGCCCGCCGCACCTGCCGTCGTCCCGTTCCGCCAGCCAGCCATCATCTCAGAGTAGCCGTCGTCGTCGTGGTCGTCTGGCCGAGAAGGATGGGAGAGTCGCCAtcaccggcgccggcgccggcggctgcCGCCGCCAAGGTGTACTACGAGGGGTGCCCCGGGTGCGCCATGGAGCGGAGGAAGGAGAGCAGCACGGGGACCCCGTACAAGGAGCTCTTCTTCGTCGGGATCACCACCTTTGCATCATGTCAGTATATACTCCTCCCTGTCTAAAACGAAGAGGATTAAATTACTGGTACTGGCATGGTCGATCTTGCTCTTGTCTTGTCTTGTCTTGCTCCTGCGAGCTGGAGTATTTCTTAATTCATCCCTTCTCTCGGTCTTATCTTATAGCCACTGCACGTACTCATTTCTTAAATAATAATGCTTCTGCGTTCTGCCTCAGTTCTTGCTCGTAGTGGTATCATTCTTGGAGCACATACTCCGTATATAATTGACATATTATAATGTTATTACTCGGTTGTATTCCCAACATAACTGATCCTGTCTGTCCGTCCCTCTTGTCTCTATCTATCTATCTTTTTCAGCTTTGCCGATCACGTCGCTGTTCCCGTTTCTCTACTTCATGGTGAGTCTACCTTCACATGCCCATGCCAATTTTCTTCATTCAGTATTCATTTTGTCTCGGTGTTTGTTTTAAGACTGCATAATAGTCCACCTCACCCTAAAAAAATAACACTGCATGATAGTCTCGAACTGCCCAGACATGTCCGGTTCGTCGATAGTTtaagatactccctctgtcccataatataagacgcTCTTGTAACTATGCGAAATTTACCTTTTTGCCAGTAAGCTGTTTTCATCTGTTTTTGCCACTTTTTAATGTTCGGACGGATCCGCATGTCAGTGATACAAACCGAGTGGCCAAAAGCAGATGCCATGCAAAATCCAGTGGCATATATGAAGGAGAGCAACTGTCCGTATCCTAGTGATCACCAGCCAACTATTCTTTTTATTTTCCTGAACGTTTTTATAACCCGACTGTAGGCAGGAAACTCCTTTCCCTGTGTCCCGTTTTAACAATAGGCCTATTCCAGTTAGTAGTTTTTTTGAAACGGATATTCCAGTTAGTAGTTATTCACTCGTTTTGCACCCCTATGATCTGCTATCTTCCTAAGttatgtattttgcaaaatagaaAATGAAAGTATTCAGGTTTTTCCCTTCTCTAAATCAGATACAAGACTTGCACGTTGCTCAAAGAGAAGAAGATATTGGATTCTATGCTGGATTTCTTGGTAAGATTTTTTTGTACTACATAACTGCCATTCTGTACCAACAAAGTTGATGCACATGTCTTTGTTTCACAAATGTACCAACGTTAATTCTAATTTTGTACTACATACATAGTAAAAGTTTCAATGAGCAACGAAACTCATGCATACTTTGTTTCAGAATAACGCCAATATTCGGTACATAACTGTTACATTTCTCCTGTAGGTGCATCATATATGGTTGGTAGAGGTTTCGCATCGATCTTTTGGGGCATGGTTGCAGATCGCATCGGACGAAAGCCTGTAATTGTATTTTCACTTTTCACGGTGTAAGTATTTGTGATGATATCTTCCCCTCCAAGCGgatgaaaatttaccacaacatTTAGTTTTCATTTCCTTGTCTTTTATTAGAGAGAAAAAAATGTACACTAATTTCCTCATGCACATTCAGCATTGTGTTCAACACTTTATTCGGATTAAGTGTGAAATATTGGATGGCTATCACTACAAGGTTGCTTCTTGGTGCACTAAACGGATTTCTAGCACCAATCAAGGTAACTTAAAAAAACAAAAATCGAGGGACAGTTGCAGGAATGAACGACAGCTGTTTTTGTTAATCATGTCAAATGTCTATTTCGATAATGTTATGGTTACACGGGGGATGCAGGCTTACTCCATTGAAGTTTGCCGGGATGACGAACAAGCTTTGGGCATATCAATTGTAAATTCAGTTCGACATAAAACACTTAACTACCTATGTGAAACATTACATGAACTCAGTTTGATCTTTCATAAACATTCAGGTCAATACAGCATGGGGATTAGGCCTTATAATTGGCCCAGCAATTGGGGGCTACCTTGCTCAGGTAATATCACAAGCGTTAATCACATTCACTGAGATTTTCATTTGACCATTTTTGTCTACTTATTACCAGCCAGCCAAACAATATCCACACATTTTCCATGACAAGTCAACATTTGGGAGGTACTCATTTCTCCTATCATTGAACTGTTCATACTTAATGGCATAAATAGTTGCCCATTTTCATGTCCGTGATCCCAATCATGCAGGTTCCCATATCTTCTTCCATGTCTTTGCATATCAATTTTCGCAACCTTCGCCCTCATAAGCTGCATATGGCTTCCGGTATGTACAACCTGAACTATGCATCTTGTATATGTAAATCTATTGAGTTTTGTTTGAATGCTATGTATTCACATTGATGCACTAAACAGGAAACACTACACAAGCACGCGAAGTTTGAAATGGGAGCTGAAACGGCTGAAGCTGGCACAACTCAGGAAAGTACAGAGTCACCTAAGAAGAGCTTATGGAAAAATTGGCCGTTGATGTCGTCAATTATCACATATTGTGTCTTCTCCCTTCATGACACTGCATATAGTGAGGTAATATACAGTATGATGAAATCATGATATATAGAAGTTCTCCAAAAGGATACTGCAGATCTAGGTGCAGTAAATATATTAGTTCTTTTTTAAAACCGAAAATATATTAATTCTTGACCCATTGTATCTAAAATTTATACATATTTTTCATGCAAACTCATCTGCTGCATGCAAGATTAAATTTTCTAACCGTTATTTGTTACAATTCAACATCAGATATTTTCCCTGTGGACTGTAAGTGGTAGAAAATATGGTGGACTTAGCTTTTCATCTAAGGATGTCGGTCAAGTTCTTACAGTGGCAGGTAAGCATAGTTTAATCTATTTCTTCCCTAATGTTTTGAACATTTTTGCATACCTCTTAGTGATTTATTTTTAAGCTGTAAACATGCAATCTGTTTCACTGTAGGTGTCAGTCTTCTTGTATACCAAATCTTTGTTTATCGTTGGCTCAATAATACGCTAGGACCTGTAAACTCAACCCGCATCGCATCTGTGAGTTACTAATGTCACTCTTTTTCTTTATGCCAATTTCAGTTTACTTGATAATTCACTGTCTCCTATTTTTGTAAATTGACCATTAGCATTGCAGGCCCTGTCTATACCAATTATTGCTGCTTATCCCTTTATGACACACTTGTCAGGAATAAGACTTGGTCTGGCTCTCTATATTGCAGCAATGATTAAAAGCGTTCTTGCTGTAAGTACTTTACGAGAATATTGTTCCTAAGGTTTAAGCCATCTTTACTTCTAGCTGATGGTTACATACATGTGCCACTAAATCATCATAGATAAGAATGTACACTTGGTAGTctaattcaaatatttttctttcaCGAATGCTCATCGCTGCGATGTTGATCAGATAACTAGAGTTTCCGGCACTTCTCTTCTACAAAATAATGCTGTGGTACGTGGCCAACTTATCTCAGTTCACTGGAACACTGCCCGAGATCTTTCTCACAGAAACAATATTTGTCCAATTCACTGATGTATAAACAAATTCCTCATTTGAGTTGGATcttattttggacagccacaagGGCAAAGAGGTGCTGCGAATGGAATAGCCACAACGTTAATGTCTTTGTTCAAGTCTGTTGCTCCAGCTGGGGCAGGTGTTCTGTAAGTAGTCTTGCTTTCTTAATCTCCTATTTGTTGGAAAGATAAAGAAGAGTAAAGTATTTGATGATCTGAACTTCCCAGTTTGAACAATGGTTTCTGCCCAAGAATGGGACTGTTGTGGAAATACTGGTTCAGTAAACACAGAGATGCTGCTATTATCCATAATCATTAATATCAATGCTAGTCTTATTATTACTTTGCTAGTGTAGTGAACCCATGTGGCTGTGTTACCTGAAGATAAATCTAAAATCCTGAAGCAATTCTAATAACCATAaatctgttttgcaaaaaagaAGATAAACTTATTGTTGAAAACATTTTGTGATTGCAGATTCTCGTGGGCACAGAAGCGACAGCATGCAGCGTTCTTTCCAGGTAAAATGGTGCAGTTCCAGGAAATATATCAATTGCAGTATCACTAGTTTTCTCAGTTCTCAATGGTTAAAGTATAAGCTGTTGTGTTATAATCACTAAATTACGGTAACCAAAAataggtagtactccctccgtaaagaaatataagagcgtttagatcactaaagtacaATGTAAACCAGTTTTGTTTTCCATAGAACTGAACCAGGCGGAATTTAGCATTTCTATCATATGGTTTGAGTGTATCACTGTCGCTTTGTATAGTACATATCTCATAATTCCTCATGTGTTTTCAGGTGATCAGATGGTGTTCCTTCTACTGAACGTGACAGAGGTCCTTGGGCTCTTGCTGACCTTCAAGCCTTTCCTGGCAGTCCCACAACACTACAAGTAAAACCTGACAGAGTACCTGTTTAGGTAGTGCTATATAGAGCAATGCGTGTGGTTGTGTGGCACTGGCATGCTGTAAGAGTGAAGACTGAAGAGTCTTCTCTTGTTGTACTTGTAGATAGATGTAGCAGTGTTGTTGGCACTGTGACCTAAAGCAATCGATCGGTCGGCCAATCGGGCCATCGATTGCAGTCTTGTATTGCTCCGTCGCTCTCCTAACCTATGTGTAGTACGTAGTAAGGAGGAATAGAGGTAATCTGAATCTTTCAGTTTCTTGATGCAATTGGGGGGCGCCGTTTGCCCTCACCCTGCTTCGGGTCGGAGGAGAAAAACAGAGAACTCTGGAAAACAGTTCAGGCGACGGGTGCTGCGATTGACGGACAGCAGTAGTGGGTCGCCGTTGCGGTGCGAGCTGCTGAACGATTATGTATTACGATGGGTGTGGTCATGGTGGTGGTGAAACGCGGATTGGATCTTCGGGTTGTGATTAGGACTTAGGAGAAGGGGCA
This genomic window contains:
- the LOC109768663 gene encoding protein ZINC INDUCED FACILITATOR-LIKE 1-like is translated as MGESPSPAPAPAAAAAKVYYEGCPGCAMERRKESSTGTPYKELFFVGITTFASSLPITSLFPFLYFMIQDLHVAQREEDIGFYAGFLGASYMVGRGFASIFWGMVADRIGRKPVIVFSLFTVIVFNTLFGLSVKYWMAITTRLLLGALNGFLAPIKAYSIEVCRDDEQALGISIVNTAWGLGLIIGPAIGGYLAQPAKQYPHIFHDKSTFGRFPYLLPCLCISIFATFALISCIWLPETLHKHAKFEMGAETAEAGTTQESTESPKKSLWKNWPLMSSIITYCVFSLHDTAYSEIFSLWTVSGRKYGGLSFSSKDVGQVLTVAGVSLLVYQIFVYRWLNNTLGPVNSTRIASALSIPIIAAYPFMTHLSGIRLGLALYIAAMIKSVLAITRVSGTSLLQNNAVPQGQRGAANGIATTLMSLFKSVAPAGAGVLFSWAQKRQHAAFFPGDQMVFLLLNVTEVLGLLLTFKPFLAVPQHYK